The Dermacentor albipictus isolate Rhodes 1998 colony chromosome 2, USDA_Dalb.pri_finalv2, whole genome shotgun sequence genome has a segment encoding these proteins:
- the LOC139055766 gene encoding uncharacterized protein, producing the protein MVFIIGVIRRLIRTCIPLFFIIMCLYALQPFVTGPNTKAFFQDLHKEVTSHWWYLLLQIRNFDGIRERDVIPHVWYLSTDFQLFVVSLVTLLIFKRHRTLTVGAFALLSLLGCIAGTFIAAVFQLPPFMIFPGSSADLMLRTLNEYYIRPYYHAVCYFGGCMTYLVLDDFKERKLSKVAEASTVEPPASAFPA; encoded by the exons ATGGTCTTCATAATCGGCGTTATCAGACGGCTGATTAG GACTTGCATTCCACTGTTTTTCATCATCATGTGCCTGTACGCGCTTCAGCCCTTCGTCACGGGTCCCAACACGAAGGCGTTTTTCCAAGACTTGCACAAGGAGGTCACCTCTCATTGGTGGTACTTGCTTCTGCAGATCCGAAATTTCGATGGCATCAGGGAACGA GATGTCATACCGCACGTGTGGTACCTGTCGACGGATTTCCAGCTGTTCGTCGTCTCTCTTGTTACACTGCTGATATTCAAACG GCACAGGACACTTACAGTCGGAGCATTCGCCCTTCTATCTCTACTGGGCTGCATTGCTGGAACGTTCATCGCTGCAGTCTTTCAGCTGCCACCGTTTATGATCTTCCCAGGATCGAGTGCGGA cctcatgctGCGAACTCTGAACGAATATTACATCCGGCCCTACTACCACGCCGTGTGCTACTTCGGCGGCTGCATGACGTACCTCGTCTTAGACGACTTCAAGGAGAGGAAGTTATCCAAG gttgctgaggcaTCCACTGTTGAGCCTCCTGCCTCGGCCTTCCCAgcctaa